The following coding sequences lie in one Capnocytophaga stomatis genomic window:
- a CDS encoding SusC/RagA family TonB-linked outer membrane protein gives MINLLRKSGRTGTRWILLALLTQGFWTVSASEKIEATSTNILVQQQTKKVSGTVADASGVPLPGVSVLVKGTSVGVATDFDGNFEINVPEDKTDLVFSYIGFKEQTVKVTKSQSGLKIVLQEEVMELEGTVVTALGIKRQEKALSYNVQQVKSEELTRVKDANFVNSLNGKVAGVNIQKSSSGVGGQTKVVMRGAKSILGGNNVLYVIDGVPMGENTNRERGDQRFGTPASSEGIADFNSEDIESISVLTGPSAAALYGAAAANGVILINTKKGKEGKMKVNLSSSVEFSNPLILPEFQNTYGTSDSFFSWGNKLDTPSSLDPKKFFNVGTTYNNALNFSVGNKQNQTFVSASSITSEGIVSNNQYRRHNVLIRNTSSFLDDKLELDVSASYVRQFEKNMISFGEYFNPIVGVYLFPRGENFEWMKSFELYDIEKGYNAIQNRIPGDLGKDVQNPYWIMYRNIRPKVRDRYMFSGQLKYNILKNLNIAGRVRLDNTYSKSEDKRYAGTLGAFAKEKGRYAYSQGTFKQKYADLIMNYNTSFADDFNLVVNAGTSFEDYDNKGKSYRGEIKHIANKFFIANTDTSTAVVSDEGGNDRRRNIAVFASAELGWKSALYLTLTGRNDWASQLVNSDEESIFYPSVGVSAVITELLSPETKNKLYPYLGFAKVRASFTEVGSPISVTGITPGTITKKIEGGSIKANDFYPLTAPLKAERTRSYEVGISTKWLKNRLSLDVTAYKSNTYNQLLLAGLPKSSGYQTMYVQAGNVENKGLEIALGYNQEVTDFNFGTNVTATANQNKIIRLASGIPNPFDASSPIDITEMTVGNFYLREGGSIGDIYANDWIKRDQYGLVDISSGTIATEATEPYMLGSVNPDWLLGWQGNLGYKNLSLNFLFKARLGGVVVSKTQQALDYYGVSKASADARDLGYAQLGSFKVDPRAYYNAINTLDAYYTYSATNVRLQEVSLTYSFPKQALGKTFSDLSISLIGNNLWMIYNKAPFDPELASTTGTFGQGYDYFMLPSLRSYGLSIKMGF, from the coding sequence ATGATAAACTTATTAAGAAAATCTGGACGTACAGGTACGAGATGGATTTTGCTTGCGTTGCTTACACAAGGTTTTTGGACAGTCTCTGCCTCTGAAAAAATTGAGGCTACATCCACAAACATTCTTGTTCAACAGCAAACAAAAAAAGTCAGCGGTACTGTAGCCGATGCTTCTGGTGTTCCTCTACCAGGAGTTAGTGTTTTGGTAAAAGGCACAAGCGTTGGGGTGGCTACTGACTTCGATGGTAACTTTGAAATTAATGTTCCTGAGGACAAAACTGATTTGGTGTTCTCATACATCGGGTTCAAGGAACAAACTGTTAAAGTTACCAAATCGCAATCAGGTTTGAAAATTGTTCTGCAAGAAGAAGTTATGGAACTTGAAGGTACCGTGGTTACAGCCTTGGGTATCAAACGACAAGAAAAAGCCCTGAGCTACAACGTACAACAAGTAAAATCAGAAGAGCTTACTCGTGTAAAAGATGCTAACTTCGTAAACAGCCTTAACGGTAAAGTTGCTGGGGTTAATATCCAAAAGAGTTCTTCCGGGGTTGGAGGACAAACTAAAGTGGTAATGCGAGGAGCAAAATCTATTTTGGGGGGAAACAACGTTCTTTACGTAATTGATGGTGTTCCTATGGGAGAAAACACTAACAGAGAGCGTGGTGACCAAAGATTTGGAACGCCTGCTTCTTCAGAAGGAATTGCGGACTTCAACTCTGAAGATATCGAAAGTATTTCCGTGCTTACAGGTCCTTCGGCAGCAGCGTTGTATGGTGCTGCGGCTGCTAATGGTGTTATCTTGATTAACACTAAAAAAGGGAAAGAAGGAAAAATGAAAGTAAATCTTTCTTCTTCAGTGGAGTTTTCAAACCCACTTATTTTACCTGAATTCCAAAATACGTACGGAACGAGTGATTCATTCTTTTCTTGGGGAAATAAATTAGATACTCCTTCTTCTCTTGACCCTAAGAAATTTTTCAATGTAGGAACAACTTATAACAATGCATTGAATTTTTCTGTAGGAAATAAGCAAAATCAAACTTTTGTTTCTGCTTCTTCCATCACTTCGGAAGGTATCGTTTCTAACAACCAATACAGAAGACACAATGTGCTTATCCGTAACACGTCATCTTTCTTGGATGATAAGTTAGAATTGGATGTATCGGCAAGCTATGTTCGTCAATTTGAGAAGAATATGATTTCATTTGGAGAATATTTCAACCCAATAGTAGGTGTTTATTTATTCCCAAGAGGAGAAAACTTTGAATGGATGAAATCATTTGAATTGTACGATATAGAAAAAGGGTACAACGCTATCCAGAATCGTATCCCCGGAGATTTAGGAAAAGACGTTCAAAATCCTTATTGGATAATGTACAGAAATATTCGTCCAAAAGTAAGAGACCGTTATATGTTCTCAGGGCAGTTGAAGTACAACATCTTGAAAAACTTGAACATAGCCGGGCGTGTACGTTTGGATAATACGTATTCAAAATCAGAAGACAAACGATATGCAGGTACTTTGGGAGCTTTTGCGAAAGAAAAAGGACGATACGCATATTCACAAGGAACATTCAAGCAAAAATATGCAGACTTGATTATGAATTATAACACAAGTTTTGCAGATGATTTCAACTTGGTTGTGAACGCAGGTACTTCATTTGAGGATTATGACAATAAAGGCAAATCATACAGAGGTGAAATAAAACACATTGCCAACAAGTTCTTTATTGCTAACACTGATACAAGTACAGCGGTAGTTTCTGATGAAGGAGGAAACGACAGACGTAGAAATATTGCAGTTTTTGCATCTGCAGAATTAGGATGGAAATCAGCTCTTTACTTAACTCTTACAGGGCGTAATGACTGGGCTTCTCAGTTGGTAAACAGTGACGAAGAAAGCATATTCTATCCATCAGTAGGGGTTTCTGCTGTTATTACGGAGTTATTATCTCCCGAGACAAAAAACAAGTTATACCCATATTTAGGCTTTGCTAAGGTAAGAGCTTCATTTACAGAGGTAGGTTCTCCTATCAGCGTGACAGGAATTACTCCGGGAACAATTACCAAAAAAATTGAAGGAGGAAGCATAAAGGCAAATGATTTTTATCCATTAACAGCACCTTTAAAAGCTGAAAGAACTCGCTCTTATGAAGTAGGTATCAGCACAAAATGGTTGAAAAACAGACTTTCTTTAGATGTAACAGCCTACAAATCTAACACTTACAATCAGTTGTTGTTGGCCGGATTACCAAAAAGTTCTGGATATCAAACAATGTATGTTCAAGCAGGGAATGTGGAAAACAAAGGTTTGGAAATTGCCTTAGGATACAATCAGGAAGTGACAGATTTCAACTTTGGTACGAACGTCACTGCTACAGCAAACCAAAACAAGATTATCCGATTGGCTTCAGGAATTCCTAACCCGTTTGATGCTTCTTCTCCGATTGATATAACGGAAATGACCGTAGGTAATTTCTATTTAAGAGAAGGAGGTAGCATAGGAGATATTTATGCAAACGATTGGATTAAAAGAGACCAATACGGATTGGTTGATATTTCAAGCGGAACAATTGCTACTGAGGCAACTGAGCCTTATATGTTAGGGTCTGTAAATCCTGATTGGTTATTAGGATGGCAAGGAAACTTAGGATACAAAAATCTATCTTTAAATTTCTTGTTCAAAGCCAGATTAGGCGGAGTTGTAGTATCAAAAACTCAACAAGCTTTGGATTACTACGGGGTTTCAAAAGCAAGTGCCGATGCACGTGATTTAGGATATGCTCAATTAGGAAGCTTCAAAGTAGATCCAAGAGCTTACTACAATGCAATCAACACATTAGATGCTTATTATACTTATTCGGCTACGAATGTTCGTCTGCAAGAAGTGAGCCTTACATACAGTTTCCCTAAACAAGCATTGGGCAAAACATTCTCTGATTTGAGTATCTCATTGATAGGGAATAACTTATGGATGATTTATAACAAAGCCCCTTTCGATCCTGAATTGGCTTCAACTACAGGTACATTTGGTCAAGGATATGATTATTTTATGCTTCCAAGTTTAAGAAGCTACGGATTAAGTATAAAAATGGGATTTTAA
- a CDS encoding SusD/RagB family nutrient-binding outer membrane lipoprotein produces MKKIIFASLLLSAAVGCTSDFEEINTNVYGVTKSDEAKDGISYGAPFVKMQQLVIPIGPPEATTGPGNALQNTDLISSGNYIGYFGNNNNWGFRIEPSWNFEKGRMNYAYENFYSNFFQQWVEVKKALGDSEDLRDKQIVALADILKVTAWLRATDVFGPIPYTSAGNGDIKPKLDSQKEVYYAMLSDLEKSLAVISSGGNILSSYDNVYNGDLSKWAKFANSLMLRIAVRMHFNDPQKASEYVAKALTGGVMADVSDEAKMGSTSKMKLLNPMMASVEEYAETRMGFTIWYYLAVYDDPRIEKYFTKGEYNGRESYYAVVPTSDRAKQTGENTAEFASKPKINESTPVYWMRASEILFLKAEAALYSLGGLTPTQAKDFYEEGVKMSFAENGLPLADAEAYLQKEAKHQAIPGNWYVSYTADISENNVSPNWEHRSGSRTLQEQQLQKIITQKYLAMYPNAVEAWTEYRRTGYPLILKYKDTDAPARINCPDCFTPERFKYSEDEYLKNPNLAELPSLLGGEDQGGTKLWWVRPNRPQQR; encoded by the coding sequence ATGAAAAAAATAATATTCGCATCTTTACTGCTTTCGGCTGCAGTTGGGTGTACATCTGATTTTGAGGAAATAAACACAAACGTTTATGGAGTTACAAAATCTGATGAGGCAAAAGACGGTATTTCATACGGAGCTCCTTTTGTGAAAATGCAACAATTGGTAATTCCTATAGGACCTCCTGAGGCAACCACCGGACCGGGTAATGCCCTACAAAATACCGATTTGATTTCATCAGGAAACTACATTGGTTATTTCGGAAATAACAACAACTGGGGATTCAGAATAGAACCTTCTTGGAACTTTGAAAAAGGCAGGATGAACTACGCATACGAGAATTTTTATTCTAATTTCTTCCAACAATGGGTTGAAGTAAAAAAAGCCCTTGGCGATTCGGAGGATTTGCGTGATAAACAGATAGTTGCATTAGCAGATATCTTAAAAGTAACTGCTTGGCTTAGAGCTACTGACGTTTTTGGTCCTATACCTTACACTTCGGCAGGAAACGGCGATATCAAACCTAAATTAGACAGCCAAAAAGAGGTTTATTATGCAATGCTTTCCGATTTGGAAAAGTCATTGGCAGTTATTAGCTCAGGCGGAAATATCCTTTCTTCTTATGACAATGTATATAACGGAGATTTATCAAAATGGGCGAAGTTTGCTAATTCTTTGATGTTGCGAATCGCTGTCAGAATGCATTTTAATGACCCACAAAAAGCCTCTGAATACGTGGCAAAAGCACTTACAGGAGGTGTAATGGCAGATGTTTCGGATGAGGCAAAAATGGGAAGCACAAGCAAAATGAAGTTATTAAACCCAATGATGGCTTCGGTAGAGGAATATGCTGAAACTCGTATGGGATTCACCATATGGTACTACTTAGCTGTATATGATGACCCTCGAATTGAAAAATATTTCACAAAAGGCGAATACAACGGAAGAGAGAGTTACTACGCCGTTGTTCCTACATCAGACAGAGCTAAACAAACAGGAGAAAATACAGCTGAATTTGCCTCTAAACCCAAAATTAACGAAAGTACGCCTGTTTACTGGATGCGTGCTTCCGAAATCCTATTCTTAAAAGCAGAAGCAGCTTTATATAGCTTAGGAGGATTAACTCCGACACAAGCTAAAGATTTTTACGAAGAGGGAGTGAAAATGTCGTTTGCAGAAAACGGGCTTCCTCTTGCTGATGCAGAAGCGTACTTGCAGAAAGAAGCTAAACATCAAGCCATTCCTGGAAATTGGTATGTTAGCTATACAGCAGATATTTCTGAAAACAACGTTTCTCCTAACTGGGAACACCGTTCAGGAAGTCGTACATTACAGGAACAACAGCTTCAAAAAATCATCACTCAGAAGTATTTGGCTATGTATCCTAACGCTGTGGAGGCTTGGACAGAGTACCGAAGAACAGGTTATCCGCTTATATTAAAATACAAAGACACAGACGCTCCTGCCAGAATTAACTGCCCTGATTGCTTTACCCCTGAGCGTTTCAAATATTCAGAAGATGAATACCTGAAAAACCCGAATTTAGCGGAATTGCCGTCGCTTTTGGGAGGAGAAGACCAAGGAGGAACAAAACTATGGTGGGTACGTCCTAACAGACCACAACAACGATAA
- a CDS encoding endo-beta-N-acetylglucosaminidase family protein, producing the protein MMKLHKIILGTLVTAVSAVGCQKWTETERITFDNQNVDKVVHLMEAETEEDLNPHVREYYKKIREEYRNKPRVKGFGWFGNWSGKGDNPQNYLRALPDSVDFVSLWGTRGALSSEQKKDLKFFQDVKGGKALLCWIVEDLGGPLTPVGKERMQYWVNEKGGGNFNEGVRAYANAIADTIEKYNLDGFDIDYEPGYGHYGDLANDDTIEGDHPMQIFIETLSGRLRPKGRMLVMDGEPYLLSTETSKLIDHYIYQAYWESGTNSVIRKITMPHLVDWERKTIITVEFEQGWRTGGIRYYYSTHPEIQKIREGKQILDYSVMDLPSGKRIGGIGTYHMEYDYANKPEYKWLRKALYYGNQKYPGNFQ; encoded by the coding sequence ATGATGAAACTACATAAAATAATTTTAGGAACACTTGTTACGGCGGTTTCTGCGGTAGGTTGCCAGAAATGGACAGAAACCGAGCGTATTACCTTTGACAATCAAAACGTGGATAAGGTAGTACACCTGATGGAAGCCGAAACAGAGGAGGACTTAAATCCTCACGTAAGAGAATATTACAAAAAAATCCGTGAGGAATACCGAAACAAACCCCGCGTGAAGGGATTTGGTTGGTTCGGGAATTGGTCAGGTAAGGGAGATAATCCTCAGAATTACCTACGAGCATTGCCTGATAGTGTTGATTTCGTGTCTCTTTGGGGAACACGAGGGGCTCTTTCCAGTGAACAGAAAAAAGACCTCAAATTCTTCCAAGACGTAAAAGGAGGAAAAGCCCTTTTGTGTTGGATTGTAGAAGACCTTGGTGGTCCATTAACTCCCGTTGGTAAAGAAAGAATGCAATATTGGGTAAATGAAAAAGGTGGAGGAAATTTCAATGAAGGAGTAAGAGCCTATGCAAATGCGATTGCTGACACTATTGAAAAATACAATCTTGATGGATTTGATATTGACTATGAGCCAGGATATGGGCACTATGGAGATTTAGCAAATGATGACACCATTGAAGGAGATCACCCAATGCAGATATTTATTGAGACACTTAGTGGCAGGCTTCGTCCGAAAGGAAGAATGCTTGTAATGGATGGAGAGCCTTATCTTCTTTCAACAGAGACTTCCAAACTAATTGACCATTACATCTATCAGGCATATTGGGAGTCAGGAACAAATTCCGTAATAAGAAAAATTACAATGCCTCATTTGGTTGACTGGGAAAGGAAAACCATCATTACTGTTGAGTTTGAGCAGGGTTGGAGAACGGGAGGCATCAGGTATTATTACAGTACCCATCCTGAAATCCAAAAAATTAGGGAAGGGAAACAAATTTTGGACTATTCCGTAATGGACTTGCCAAGCGGAAAACGTATAGGCGGTATCGGAACGTACCATATGGAGTACGATTATGCTAACAAACCAGAGTACAAATGGTTACGCAAGGCTTTGTATTACGGGAATCAAAAATATCCAGGTAATTTTCAATAA
- a CDS encoding DUF1735 and LamG domain-containing protein, producing MKKIIWCLGLLMISSCQEELYEDETKKFLTAQAVYLETNDPVLKYSLKEAHSEEVAISVRAVTPLDRETSISVMAADKAQLDKYNSKNNTEYTLLPTSMYSVSNQVTMKKGELVGKIILKINQVNFGDKEAYALPVKITSGNPASVQGRDNAILIIEKELEPIVTKVYRMGGYEASVSNAFGGSDISVEQWTLEAMVNRSRYNAANRSIGGTKSADGNPKNEIFTRFGDVTIDPNQLQIKTGASQIDIPKDKFAAKPDEWYSLAFTYDGKTTRVFVNGEEVAAREIRDGAYTLNGLWIGGANELIREVRFWKRAVPAKELKENYWKVLDPKKAEGLLFYYPLNGKKYDHDTGEITEDESKIWDWSPTKAHMNRPQSSRFDDNGGQNYIFYPPKK from the coding sequence ATGAAAAAAATAATATGGTGCCTCGGGCTACTGATGATTTCATCGTGCCAAGAAGAATTATACGAGGACGAAACAAAAAAATTCTTGACCGCTCAGGCTGTTTATTTGGAAACCAATGACCCTGTGCTTAAATATTCGTTAAAAGAGGCTCATTCTGAGGAGGTTGCTATATCGGTTCGTGCTGTAACGCCTTTGGATAGAGAGACAAGCATTTCCGTAATGGCTGCCGATAAGGCTCAGTTAGACAAGTATAACAGTAAAAACAATACGGAGTATACGCTTCTCCCAACTTCTATGTATTCTGTTTCAAATCAGGTTACAATGAAAAAAGGAGAGCTTGTAGGAAAAATCATTCTCAAAATTAATCAGGTTAATTTTGGAGATAAAGAAGCTTATGCTCTTCCTGTGAAAATCACATCAGGGAATCCTGCTTCGGTTCAAGGGCGTGATAATGCTATATTGATTATAGAAAAGGAATTGGAGCCGATTGTAACCAAAGTGTACCGTATGGGCGGATATGAAGCGAGCGTTTCCAATGCTTTTGGAGGTTCAGACATTTCAGTAGAGCAATGGACTTTGGAAGCAATGGTTAATCGTTCGAGATACAACGCTGCCAATCGCTCAATAGGCGGAACCAAGAGTGCTGACGGTAATCCTAAAAATGAGATATTTACCCGATTTGGGGACGTAACCATTGATCCTAATCAATTGCAGATAAAAACGGGAGCTTCGCAGATAGACATACCCAAAGATAAGTTTGCCGCAAAACCTGATGAATGGTACTCTTTGGCGTTTACCTACGACGGAAAAACAACACGAGTTTTCGTAAATGGAGAAGAGGTTGCCGCAAGGGAAATCCGTGACGGAGCATACACCCTCAACGGACTTTGGATAGGTGGAGCAAATGAACTGATAAGAGAGGTACGCTTCTGGAAAAGAGCCGTTCCAGCCAAAGAATTGAAGGAAAATTATTGGAAAGTGCTTGACCCCAAAAAAGCAGAAGGATTGTTGTTCTACTATCCGCTAAATGGTAAAAAATACGACCACGATACGGGCGAAATTACCGAAGATGAAAGCAAAATATGGGATTGGTCACCTACAAAAGCTCATATGAATAGACCTCAGAGCTCAAGATTTGATGATAATGGGGGGCAAAACTATATTTTCTATCCTCCTAAAAAATAA